TGACAAATGGTAAAGAAGAATCTGTGCGCTCTCGGATAGTAATAATAGTTCATATGGTGCTCTTCGGTGTCCCAGGTTTGTGGCATTGATGAATAAATAATGTCATATTTACTTAACgagtccactgtggggctctatagatgggttagctgacaactTATCGAAAACGATACACGTGCTTCAAAGGGGCAGAATcattggcttagattgttgataaTGTGTATATATAACTGTAAttttgtctccaatgtttattgaaaacataaataaagtTGCACAATAAGCACTTGTTGTCTCAAAtgcattgttacagttgttggttagctagctagaattttgccatattagcatagatgtgacgtcagtcaaaacacctcaaaacaagtcATGGGATCAAGAACAAGATCAAACAATCTGAAACGAGCCACTTATGATGGCAGtttgttgtcattgttgctagctatctggccatccagaccactgaggtatagcaAGAAGGTTTTGCCCCATTGTTGAGCCTCGTGGGTCAAGAATCAAAACGCAATTGGCTAACTTATTTCCCAACTTGATTTTAATTAAAACAAACTTTAACTCCCTAGAGTCGATTGACGCAAAAATCCGTCAATTTAAGATATATTTTTGCATtggatgtgtctcaatccaccacatccgcctatGTCGCACTTCTGCATTTGTGGTGAAAGTTGGAAGAGTAGTGTTTGTCTAACCAACCATGAGACATCCCTCTCACGAAAACTtctgtagtgtccgaacggtTTATCCTACAAAACTATTACAACCCCACGTCAGGTGAGAATGTTTCTTAATAAGATAAAAGATAGGAATGATAAGTAGGCTTGAGGTATTTTTAAACAAACTTAGATTAcctaaaataaaatattaagtgACATCACGATAACAGAATGACGCAATAAACCCAAATCATCAAATTAATGACTCAATGAGGCCcgagtaacaaacagtaacaaaaCCCTCCATTTGATTTCGGTTTATTGCATCATTTTTTATTTCTGTTGGTTGATTTCTGGTATGTAGCTGGATGAACCACTGAACTAggaggtaactgccaaaataaaagaaacattacatttacatttaagtcatttagcagacgctcttatccagagcgacttacatttttaacctttatttaactaggcaagtcagttaagaacaaactcttattttcaatgacggcctaggaacagtgggttaactgccttgttcaggggcagaacgacagatttgtaccttgtcagctcggggatttgaacgtgcaacctttcggttactagcccaacgctctaaccactaggttaccctgccgccccaacatcaacataaagTGTTAGCATTGATTATACAACTGGAACTCTATAAAACACCATTCTTCCAAGAGAAATTACATAATTTAGTGTTTTGTTGACgctggtggaaaacgctgtctcaggcgcagctccacacacacacactttaaaccccttatgctcctttgagacccctctttcaaagtcagtGAGATCTTTTTtattctagccatggtagccaaaataatggacaACTGGGCACTTTTATGCATGagcctaagcatgatgggatgttaattgcttaattaacttaggaaccacacctgtgcTTCCAATATACTTGGCATCCCTCGTTTAcgcaagtgtttcctttattttggcagttacatgtagGTTTATCAAAGAACTATATGAACTGTGGTCCAGAGAACATAAACATGACAAGGTAAGTGCCCAAAGCCCATCCATCCATTGCAGGTAAATGCAAGTAAAAATATTTTGTCCTAGTTtccctgtggaaggcggggcggTTGGCATGGTGATAACGAGTAATGACGCCAGTCTAGCTCGCTCTGGCAGTTTCAAGCAAGTGACAACAACTGAAAGTCGCGTAAATTGGACtgaaagaaaacacacacagcttGCTGAAAGCATATGTCGCTAGATAGCAAGCGAAATATTACTCTGGTTCGTTTAGGAGGCTATAAGGAAATTTTAATTTGACTAACGTTAGACTGTAACAACAGTAGCTATAGTATAGTTACAGTCAACATCTGTGAATTTTAGCTTGATATCTAGCTTGCTAACTTTACCcgcctactgtactgtacgtacttactagctagctaagctaCATCACCTTGAGGATGAAAAAGAGGGTTGAGAAAGTCGTGAAAGAGAAGGCAGCTGGTAACTTTGAGGATGAGTTTTCAAAAACTGCTGGTAAGATGAAGGAATTCAGTCCCAGCCTTGCCTGACAAGTCCAGTCTCTAATGACAGTGTTATTTACGTAGACCGTGGTGCAGATGCAGAAATTTGGCTTATTTTGTCATATTTCGGTTGTTAAATAGCTGAGCACTTCACTGTTCTTTGTCCTTTTCTCTGGCATTTAGGACTAAATATACAGGAGAAGTGTCCAGTTCAGAGGATAGGTAAGATTTGAACCAGTAACATTATCTGGGCAGAGGAAGAGAAGATAAATATCACGAGTAGGCATATTCATCCTCCTCTGCCCAGATATACCTCAGTTGCCCAGATACTGGTTCAGGTGAGATTTTACTATTTTGGCAAATTATATAGTACTGTACCTAACATTTTGTTAGATGCTGCAGATTGAACTTCCAGTTTTTAATAACCTCAGTACAGTGACATACTATTGCAAAACTTAATGGGTAGTCATAATGACAGATGGCATCACTGGATGTCATTCTGTGGTTTGATCCTCTCTCTAAAAGATGATTATCAGTGCTCTGGCAGTCTGGAGATGGACTTCCCTGAGCTGTGTTCTCTTCTGGGCATGAAGGAGATCCCTGCTGTAACCCCACGACCTCCAGCCTCTGTCACTCCTACCACAGAGAAAGGCAACATGGGTAAATGACAGTCCACCAGCCATTCACATCAACCACCAAACTGTGGAGCTAAGCCTCATGTCTTACTTGTTTCTCTATTGCTAGGCCCAGGGTTTTTTCTAGATCAAAAAGGGGCTTAGGTATTGGACGTGGCAGGGGGCGTGACAATGGGTGTGGTCGACATGTTGCTTTTTTAAGCCAATTTCCTGCATTTCAAAAAAATTATCCATGAAGTTGGGAGAAATGTttacagttttaaagcaaatttacACACATTCTACATATTCTGCCATGGAGTTGAGATAATGTTTTTGCAGTTTTAAGCAAATTTTCCatcaattctatgcattttgccatggctaatgctgtgtaCTTTTGCTCAAACATAAGAACAAAATCAGTACTGCTAAATTAATTGTTTTTGGAATTTTTAATTATacctgtctagcttttattttggtgattttGTTCTCAgattatatataaaaaatattggcccatttatattttctacatactttatatattttatttacggtatacattttgtgtgtgtctgtgtgtgcacacATTTCAGTACacacagcaccctattccctatcgtgtactacttttgatcagTGCCCATaagtgtactataaagggaatagggtgccatttgggacttttTATTATTGCTGTTTATCATTTACGTACTTGTGGCCTCAGAGGAGAGCCAGTCCCAGATGGGTGCTGGTATAGCGACTACAACGTGGTGCCCTAAACCACGCCTCCAAGTGGAGCTGGAGAGCGAGGACCCTCGCAGTATTAAGGAGGTCAGGGTGTGTGGTGAGAGCATAACTGAACTAAACATATTCCCTAACTGTCTGAACAACAGTAGAATACTCCTAAAGTAAACAATGTAGTGTAGTTGTGATAGCAAACAACATACAGAAAAAATCATTTAAAGATGTTATGAGTTGTTTTAAAACAATACTGCTTTCTCTCAAGAGACACTGACATTGACATTTGAACTGTACCACTTCTCTTACATATTCACCTCTTACACAGTGAACAATATAAATAGTACCATTTAGTGCCATTGTATGAACATCATTTGTAATGGCAAACAAGCGGTGTCTGAGCCGTTGTTTCTGTCACTTCATAGGGTGGAAGGTGGATGAGCTGATGGCTCGAGTGCTTAACAAGACACTTCCAGCCCTAAGCAACCTACAGAATCTGCAGTGAGTACTGTATTTAGATTGAGATGTAACTTCCTGTACCTCATGATATACAGTATTTGCCCAAGGCAAAGCTAAGCGCTATTGGGCATGTTTGGCATGTTTTTTCCCCCAGCTTATGTACTTTTCCTAGGAGAAAATGAGAAAAATATCCCACATTTATTGTTACTTGGTTGTTAGTGTAATGTTTTGGGTATAGGCATTGCTCTTGCAATATTATATTCTGTGTTGCAGTCTGTGGCGTGCTGGTCTGACGGGGCGAACTCTGACCTCCCTGAAGAATACAATATCTCTCTGCTCAAACCTAAGGTGATTGGATGATTcatcatatacagtgccttcagaaagtgttcatcgtaccccttgacttattccacattttgtgttacagcctgaattcaaaatgtattacatttattaTTTTCTCACTtgtctacatacaataccccataatgacaaagtgaaaacatgtttttagaaatattagcaaatttattgaatatgaaatacagaaatatctcattaacataagtattcacacccctgagccaATACTTTatagaagcatctttggcagtgattacagctgtgagtctttctgggtaagtctctaagaggtttccacacctggattgtgcaacatttgcctatttcgtcttttcaaaattcttcaagctctgtcaaattggttgttgatcattgctagacaaccattttcaggccttgccatagattttcaagtagatttaagtcaaaattttaactcagccactcaggaacattcaatgtcgtcttggtaagcaactccagtgtagatttggccttgtgttttaggctattgtcctgctgaaaggtgaattattcTCCCAgttctggtggaaagcagactgaaccaggtttttttctaggatttgcctgtgcttagctccattcagtttcttttttatcctgaaaaactccccagtccttaccGATTACAAacgtacccataacatgatgcagccaccactatgattgAAAATATAGAGagcggtactcagtaatgtgttgtattagatttgccccaacataatcaggacaaaaagtgaattgctctGCCACATTTTTTCGCAgtattttagtgccttgttgcaaacaggatgcatgttttgaaatatttttactCTTTGCAGGCTTCCTTTTCCCTctatcaattaggttagtattgtggagtaactacaatgttgttgatccatcctcagtttcttttatcacagccattaaactttgtaactgatttttaaagtcaccattggcctcatgctgAAATGCCTGAGCAGTTtacttcctctctggcaactgagtgaGGAAGGATGCTTGTATCTTTGTagagactgggtgtattgatgcaccatctaaagtgtaagtaataacttcaccatgctgaaatggatattcaatgtctactttaaaaaaaaatgtttatccATCTACCGAGGCATtgcaaaacctccctggtctttctgGATGAATCGGttagaaattcactgctcgactgaaggaccttacacaaaattgtatgtgtgggatacagaaatgaggtagtcattaaaatacactattattgcacaaagtccatgcaacttattgtgggacTTTTTAAGCAATTGTTTTactactgaacttatttaggcctgccataacaaagggcttgaatacttactgactcaagacatttcagttttaaatgtttaattaatttgtaaaaatttcaataaacataattccactttgacattatgcggtattgtgtgtaggccagtgacaaaaaaaatctttatttaatccatattaaattcaggctgtaaagtggagaaagtcaaagggtgtgaatactttctgaaggcactgtacctattCTCTACCTGTGTCATGGAGATATGCAGAGTATAATGAAAGAATATCTGGGCCCGTATGAATCAAGTGTCTCGGAgtagtgctgatttaggatccgTTTTACCTTTTAGATTACAATGAGAAGATTACATGGACAGTAGGGACCTGATCCTCAGGCAGCGCTCCTACTTTGAGACGCTTGATACAGTCGGCCACTGAACTTCTCTCATGTTCTCTGACCTCTGTCTCCGGTTAGGACTGTGGTTTTGGAGGGAAACCCACTACCAGAGCAGAGTTATCATCTCCTTATATCTGAAGACAGTATGTGAgtccctgtttttttttttttattgtttttttcaaTCATGCTTACACACACATTTCAATAATGATGTATCACTGCAATACAGGCTTACTCATGTATCACTGCGTAATAACCGGATTGGCGAGGAGGGAGCTCGCCTGATTGGCTCAGCCCTCGCTACAGCCCACGCTGCCAACAATAATCTTCTGTCACTCAATCTGGCCTTCAATTCCATTGGTGATGCGGGCGCTGCTCATATAGCACAGGTACTCTGGatgagagcatctgctaaattagtcaaatgtaaaaaatgtaccCCACTATTGTAGAAATGTGTTTTCCACATTTACCAGCCTTGAAGGATGATACGTGGCAGATATTTGTTGTTGTATCAACTTCTTTCTCCCCTATTTTTGCTACCAGGGTTTGCGTCTGAATCGCTCtttgctgtgtctctctctggccAATAATCATATTGGAGACACAGGAGCCTCTCGTCTGGCAGAGGTGGGTACTTAACCGCTTACAAATGATTCCCCTTTAAAAAATAAACTAAGAGTTTTCAAAGGGTGTATAACAAATGGAACTCCATTCCTTAAATAGTGCATTCCCTATGGGCCTGGtttgaagtagtgcactacatagggaatagggtgccatttgggatccaCATATTTTTTTGTATCTTTACCCTCCCagtgatctctctctcttgtgtTGGTTCCTTAGGTGCTGGGTCCCTTTTCTCTGACCCATGAGGAGGTTGTTGAGAGGAGGAGGCTGCTGCTCAGAAGAGACCAGTCGGTGAGAGGGGAAAGCACACCTACACacttttttaaaattgtattattattatttttttttaggaGTGGGGACCTCCTAAAAAAAACtcctttttatatatttttgttttcgtATTTTTTTATTAGATAGAACAATAACATACTGGTAGGAGGAGAGAGTGTGCTAGAAAAGCAGTGTGCTGGATTTAAACCCACGCTCTCACTGGGATATGTATTCTGGAGGCAGCGGCTTAGAGACTAGACCATCccaagccacacacacacctacacacttcTATAGAAGAATAACACACCAATAGCTACACACTAACTCAAACTAAACAAAAGCACACTAATCTGATCCTgctttatctccctctctgtcttcccAGCCCTCTCATGCTGACTCTAAGTGTGAACGacctctctccatccccagcAGCTCCTCACTGGAGCGCAACGTCAGCAAAGGAGCCAAGGTTGCCTCCAAGAAAAAGGTACCTACCAGAACTCGGGGCTAGTTTCCCAGACACTGTCCTGGACTAAGACATGGTCTAAAaaaggggttcccaaactttttgggCTCGTGACCCTATTACAAATCCGTCTGTCAGTACTTCAATCTAAAACGATtatggtttgaagtgactgaaTTGCATAAGAAAGGTATTGGGAAGTTCAGATCATCAGGCAAAAATTGgatatgatcttctatgtagaaaaTAACGCCATcattgttttgaatttggtgcctgGTCCTGTTCACTGTTCTAATAAGTCCTGCGTGACTTGTGAGCATTGTAGAGGGAAACAGACGATACAaacgtgttcctgagagtcttAGGTCGGATTCCCCTGCGGCGACGATGAATGCATCAAGCAATGGTTGTGTGCCTAAGGGTGTTGCAatgaccatattaccgccacaccggcagtcacgagtcatgaaggcagtcaaattccacatgaccgtttagtcgcggtaattaggcttctccaggcactgatgctgctgctggtcattagtgaccgccacagccctatgcgtgccacgtcatcgactgtgccgttgggcaccagattgctataacatggCGTGGTCCACTGATATGTAAAAATAGCTGGCATGCGTCAGAACAGGGGCAGATGACCTTAGCTTTCTGGAATGGGGTCCTAATACAGGTAACTGCAAAAATAAAGGAAATCCTTTactaaatgagggatacaaagtattttgaaagcaggtgcttccacatgtgtggttcctgagttaattaagcaattaacatcccatcaacTGGGTATAAAAAtacccagttgcccattattttggctaccatgactAGAAGAAATCTGTGAGTTTTTAAAGAGGGGTCTCAATGGAGCATAGGgcgtaaaagtgtgtgtgtgtgtgtgtcagtcactagatctcaacccaattggaAGATTCTGGAGTGGTGCCTGAGACTGCGTTTTCCAccacatcaacaaaacaccaaattatcaACTTTTTCGTGGAAGAATGGattcacatccctccaatagagttccagacacttgtagaatctatgccaaggcacattgaaaCTGTTCTGGTTCATGTTGGCCCCACACATactgagacactttatgttggtgatTCGTTTATTTCGGCAGTCATCTGTAGCGTATAGCTTCAAAAGTTAGAGCCACAtttgaaggaaggaaggagggaaggaaggaaggggagagggagagaatttAAGTGGTgtacagtgtattcagaccccttcactttttccatattttgttacgttacagccttattctaaaatggattacattatttatttccctcaatctacacacaataccccataatgacaaagcgaaaacaggtttttagaaatgtttgcaaatgtataaaaaaacaaaacagaaataccttatttacaaaagtattcagaccctttgctatgagacttgaaattgagctcaggcgcatcctgtttccattgatcatccttgagctgtttctataacttgattggagtccacctgtggtaaagtcaattgattggacatgttttggaaaggcacacgcctgtctgtctatataaaggtcccacagttcacagtgcatgtcagtgcaaaaaccaaaccatgaggtcgaattgcccgtagagctctgagacaggattgtgtcgaggcacagatctggggaagggtaccaaaaaatatctgcagcattgaaggtccataagaacataattcttaaatggaagagtctggaaccaccaagactcttcctagggctggccgcccggccaaactgagcaatcgagggagaaggaccttggtcagggagatgaccaagatcacaatggtcactctgacagagctccagagttcctctgtggagatgggagaaccttccagaaggacaaccatctctgcagcactccaccaaatcaggcctttatggtagagttgccagacggaagccactcctcaggatCAAGGGAgtgatgaacagagcaaagtacagagagctcttgcttaggacctcagactggggcgaaggttcaccttccaacagaacaacgaccctaagcacacagccaagacaacgcaggagtggcttcgggacaagtctccgaatgtccttgagtggcccagccagagcccagacttgaacccgatcaaacatctctggagagacctgaaaatagctgtgcagtcacgctccccatccaacctgacagagcttgagaggatctgcagagaagaatggagaaactccccaaatacaggtgtgcaaagcttgtggtgtcatacccaagaagactcgaggctgtaatcgctgccaaaggtgcttcaacaaagtaatgagtaaagggtccgaatacttatgtaaatgtgttatttcaaggtttttcttttttatacatttgcaacgatttctaaaaaccagtttttgctttgtcattatggggtattgtgtgtagattgatgagcagaaaaaaaacgatttaatacattttagaataagtctgtaacgtaacaaaatgtggagaaagtccaggggtctgaatactttcccgaatccACAAGGCTCATTTGTAAATGAGACCTAGGTCTCAATATGTCTTCACTGTTAAAATAAAggtaacatatatttttttttatcagacGACCCCACCGTTGGACGCgaccccaagtttgggaaacgctgttctagactaggcttaatctgtgtcaggGAAGCCGCCCATACAGTATGATCTCTTTCATAAACACACAGAAAAAAAGGTTCCTTCATATTCAGATTAATCCcttgatttctttttttttaggaCACAGCCAAAAAGGATGAGAAGCCAGCAGCAAACCAGACAGGAGGGGTAGCAGGAAAGAAAGAGGAACCAAAGTTGGCCAGAAAAGGTAAAGCATTGTCATAAACCCTCAtaatatttctctctcttctataCGTTAGTTTTTCTTGTTCTCTCTTTCAGCCTCTGACACCAAGTTGCCCCGGGGTAAAGGGGGAAAGTCAGGGGGTAAAGAGAAGCGCCCATCTGTGTTGGATCAAGAGGTACCAACAGAGACCCTGTTAGACTCAGGTTAAATGCATTGTATCACCTTGGAAATATGTACATTGTGGACAGCTCATGTCCCTCTGTTTCTTTCTGCAGGAGAAGGCCAATGCTACACAGAATAAGGTAtgtttgtttgggtgtgtgtgtgcacattgcAGTTTGTCTCACAGATGACACCATGCTAGTGTTTCTTTTCAAAGAGAAAAAGCTTAGACTGTGAAATGCACAATGTTTGGATTTggtggatatacagtgcattgggaaactattcagaccccttgactttttccacattttgttacgttacagccttactcttaagatttattaaatagtttttcccccctcaatctacacacaataccccataatgacaaagcaaaaacaggtttttaaaaaactgaaatatcacaatttacatatgttttcagaccctttactcagttgaagcaccttttgcagagattacagcctcgagtcttcttaggtatgacgttataagcttggcacacctgtatttggggagtttctcccattcttctctgcaaatcctctcaagctctgtcaggttggatggggagcgtcgctgcacaactattttcaggtctctccagagatgttcaagtccgggctctggctgggctgctcaaggacattcagagacttgtcccgaagccactcctgtgctgtcttggctgtttgcttaaggtcgttgtcctgttggaatgtgaaccttcgcccagGTCTGAATTTCgtggcgctctggagcaggttttcatcaaggatctctctgtacgttgctcctttcatctttccctcgatcctgactactctcccaatccctgctgctgaaaaacatccccacagcatgatgctgccaccatcatgcttcgccatagggatggtgccaggtttcctctagacgtgacgcttggcattcaggccaaagagttaaatcttggtttcatcagaccagagaatcttgtttctttacTGActttgtccccatggggaaattttgttgcagtgtcatgtacacaacaaaacaaattgacaatacaactttcataagtttacataccattaaaaagagactagcctgctggccttactcggtggataggaacattagcccgagctatttaggagggatatcacacctggcacaaattattgtctagttctgtttttcctgctgaggggtgccctatacctgcgcccaaaGGGGAGTAGTTCATAGTccgggtacagggggtggcttcggtctaaaattattttgtgagccttgcggagggccctgaccttaaagttctcatccaggcctgtctgttgaactccaagtaccttgcttgctgtggtgataatccttctcagcatatttctctggctgacagtagaattgccaaaccaacaaacaatacaaaatgtgaaaaaactcaatgaaagatttgtaaaacagagtcagtaTAGTTCAATTAacattaaaagatcccagctttttgagaaagtacagtctGTGTTGACTCTTTTTGTAGATcagtttctcatggtcagagtcctttaggatccttttggcaaactccaagcgggctgtcatgttccttttactgaggagtggcttctgtctggccactctaccctaaaggcctgatttggttgagtgctgcagagatg
This region of Salvelinus namaycush isolate Seneca chromosome 32, SaNama_1.0, whole genome shotgun sequence genomic DNA includes:
- the lrrc71 gene encoding leucine-rich repeat-containing protein 71, producing the protein MKKRVEKVVKEKAAGNFEDEFSKTADDYQCSGSLEMDFPELCSLLGMKEIPAVTPRPPASSQSQMGAGIATTTWCPKPRLQVELESEDPRSIKEVRVCGWKVDELMARVLNKTLPALSNLQNLHLWRAGLTGRTLTSLKNTISLCSNLRTVVLEGNPLPEQSYHLLISEDSMLTHVSLRNNRIGEEGARLIGSALATAHAANNNLLSLNLAFNSIGDAGAAHIAQGLRLNRSLLCLSLANNHIGDTGASRLAEVLGPFSLTHEEVVERRRLLLRRDQSPSHADSKCERPLSIPSSSSLERNVSKGAKVASKKKDTAKKDEKPAANQTGGVAGKKEEPKLARKASDTKLPRGKGGKSGGKEKRPSVLDQEEKANATQNKSAELVETVSPLLEPGVQHTGGRVILPGNTALTSLNLAGNMLSEQSLLLFLSSVGAQTEGGGLLRLCLNRNRFPPDCDSFLKIKELMSLRDPLNKTASAQVDDEQGQAA